One region of Natrinema salaciae genomic DNA includes:
- a CDS encoding universal stress protein — translation MTHHLEIERILVPTDGSEGALAGARRGIDLARAANAEIHVLSVVDTEASSLFQSQIDDEAAEPEATAEASVEAVANAADRADASLDVTTAVERGPPHETIADYASANDVDVVAMGTKGRTGLERVLLGSVTERVLRTVEIPVLAVPPESGYPTPDGQPYETVLLPTDGSEGATVAVDWSLSLAALFDAMVHTLFSVDTSRVPATPTPSDVLTDLERTGEAALEEVRTRADDAGVSVTGLVASGPPTRVILQYVDDNEIDLIVMGTHGRSELPQHVLGSVTENVVRNADVPVFCVPMADDA, via the coding sequence ATGACCCACCACCTCGAGATCGAGCGGATACTCGTTCCGACCGATGGCAGCGAGGGCGCACTGGCAGGTGCGAGACGAGGAATCGACCTCGCTCGAGCGGCGAACGCCGAGATTCACGTTCTCTCGGTCGTCGATACGGAGGCTAGCTCCCTCTTCCAGTCCCAGATCGACGACGAGGCAGCGGAGCCCGAAGCGACCGCCGAGGCGTCCGTCGAAGCGGTCGCGAACGCGGCCGATCGCGCGGACGCGAGCCTCGACGTCACTACGGCCGTCGAACGCGGACCCCCGCACGAAACGATCGCCGACTACGCGTCAGCGAACGACGTCGACGTCGTCGCGATGGGAACGAAGGGGAGAACCGGCCTCGAACGAGTCCTGCTCGGAAGCGTGACCGAACGCGTCCTCCGAACCGTCGAGATACCGGTCCTGGCGGTGCCGCCGGAGAGCGGCTACCCCACTCCGGACGGCCAGCCGTACGAAACCGTCCTCTTGCCGACCGACGGAAGCGAGGGCGCAACGGTCGCAGTCGACTGGAGCCTCTCGCTGGCGGCGTTGTTCGACGCGATGGTCCACACCCTCTTTTCGGTCGATACGAGTCGCGTTCCGGCGACACCGACGCCGAGCGACGTCTTGACCGACCTCGAGCGAACCGGCGAAGCGGCCCTCGAGGAGGTTCGAACTCGCGCCGATGACGCCGGTGTGAGCGTTACCGGCCTCGTCGCGAGCGGCCCGCCGACGCGGGTGATCCTGCAGTACGTCGACGACAACGAGATCGACCTGATCGTAATGGGGACCCACGGCCGCTCGGAGCTTCCCCAACACGTCCTCGGAAGCGTGACGGAGAACGTCGTTCGAAACGCCGATGTCCCGGTATTTTGCGTCCCGATGGCCGACGACGCGTAG
- a CDS encoding sulfurtransferase TusA family protein codes for MSSEYQTTETLDVKGQSCPMPIVKTKQAIDELEADDVLEVVATDSGSMSDIQGWATGTEGVELLDQVEGDGRYTHYVQKTE; via the coding sequence ATGAGTTCGGAATACCAGACCACGGAGACGCTGGACGTCAAAGGACAATCGTGCCCGATGCCCATCGTGAAGACCAAGCAAGCGATCGACGAGCTCGAGGCCGACGACGTACTCGAGGTCGTCGCGACGGACTCGGGCAGTATGAGCGACATCCAGGGGTGGGCGACCGGTACCGAGGGCGTCGAACTCCTCGACCAGGTCGAGGGCGACGGCCGCTACACCCACTACGTGCAAAAGACGGAATAA
- a CDS encoding universal stress protein, with amino-acid sequence MVRTVLVPVDGSPLSSRALRYALREFPDAELTAYHVIDLFEPDYADQAVASMYEPMLGSDEWYRFVGEVRDRRFTEVDEIAADYDRSVATDSDIGDPKRLVLEYATDEDVDQIVLGAHGRSDTKRAVYGSVAERVVRRAPVPVTVVR; translated from the coding sequence ATGGTACGAACGGTTCTCGTTCCCGTCGACGGCTCGCCGCTGTCCTCGCGGGCCCTTCGGTACGCGTTGCGCGAGTTTCCCGACGCGGAGCTCACGGCGTACCACGTGATCGATCTCTTCGAACCCGACTACGCGGACCAAGCCGTCGCGTCGATGTACGAACCGATGCTCGGCTCCGACGAGTGGTATCGCTTCGTCGGCGAGGTGAGAGACCGACGCTTCACCGAAGTCGACGAGATCGCCGCCGACTACGACCGATCGGTTGCAACCGACTCCGACATCGGCGACCCGAAACGCCTCGTTCTCGAGTACGCCACCGACGAGGACGTCGATCAGATCGTGCTCGGTGCCCACGGACGGTCCGACACGAAGCGAGCGGTCTACGGGAGCGTCGCCGAGAGGGTCGTCCGTCGGGCACCGGTTCCCGTCACTGTCGTTCGGTAA
- a CDS encoding class I SAM-dependent methyltransferase, producing MGARHTSRVVASLLGLAVLAGIGYALRWRSNPTPCPYSQRVWIDLPRPGITRTRVRTLLEPRPGERILELGPGTGYYTGAIAQSVEPNGTVHAVDVQQAMVDHLRTRMRKRGRRTVQPIRGDGRRLPYPDDSFDAAYLVLVLGEIPEQGRALAELERVLEPGGRLVVGESLPDPHFVGFGTLRRRAERHGLEFEDRVGTRGSYYARFAVAPSPPT from the coding sequence ATGGGCGCTCGTCACACGTCACGAGTGGTCGCCTCCCTGCTCGGACTGGCCGTGCTCGCCGGGATCGGGTACGCGCTCCGATGGCGATCGAACCCGACACCGTGTCCGTACTCGCAGCGTGTCTGGATCGATCTCCCTCGACCGGGGATCACACGAACCAGGGTGCGCACGCTTCTAGAGCCGCGGCCCGGCGAACGCATCCTCGAGCTCGGGCCGGGAACCGGCTACTACACGGGGGCGATCGCGCAATCGGTCGAACCGAACGGAACGGTACACGCCGTCGACGTCCAGCAGGCGATGGTCGACCACCTCCGAACGCGGATGCGGAAGCGGGGCCGCCGGACCGTCCAACCGATCCGTGGCGACGGACGGCGACTCCCGTATCCGGACGACAGTTTCGACGCCGCGTATCTGGTCCTCGTTCTCGGCGAAATTCCGGAGCAAGGGCGGGCGCTCGCCGAACTCGAGCGGGTACTCGAACCGGGCGGCCGACTCGTCGTCGGGGAATCGCTCCCCGATCCGCATTTCGTCGGATTCGGGACGCTCCGACGGCGCGCCGAGCGCCACGGGCTCGAGTTCGAGGACCGCGTCGGAACGCGGGGGAGCTATTACGCGCGGTTTGCGGTGGCTCCTTCGCCGCCGACATAG
- a CDS encoding DsrE/DsrF/DrsH-like family protein, whose amino-acid sequence MSTDNSTPSVDDGDGEPAAESEAEFDPAELRALRERVEELEASVAAVDTGDDGKKMTIVATKGSFDMAYPPLILASTAAAFGWDVVVFHTFWGLDILHEEKSADLKLSAVGNPNMPLPNSIAALPGMDRMATKMMQKKIDENGTATIQELIDLSLEQGVDLQACQMTIELMDYDEDDFYD is encoded by the coding sequence ATGAGCACGGACAACTCAACTCCCTCAGTCGACGACGGCGACGGCGAACCGGCCGCCGAATCCGAAGCCGAGTTCGACCCCGCCGAATTACGGGCACTACGCGAGCGCGTCGAGGAACTGGAAGCGTCGGTTGCAGCGGTGGACACCGGCGACGACGGCAAAAAGATGACCATCGTCGCGACCAAGGGCAGCTTCGACATGGCCTACCCGCCGCTGATCCTCGCGAGCACGGCCGCTGCCTTCGGCTGGGACGTCGTCGTCTTCCACACCTTCTGGGGACTCGACATCCTCCACGAGGAGAAATCGGCGGACCTCAAACTGAGCGCCGTCGGCAACCCGAACATGCCGCTGCCGAACTCGATCGCCGCCCTTCCCGGGATGGACCGCATGGCCACTAAGATGATGCAGAAGAAAATCGACGAAAACGGCACCGCCACCATCCAGGAACTCATCGACCTCTCCCTCGAGCAGGGCGTCGACCTCCAGGCCTGCCAGATGACCATCGAACTGATGGACTACGACGAAGACGACTTCTACGACG
- a CDS encoding CBS domain-containing protein, giving the protein MPIDDLSRTDVVTAEPNAPVTDLAATMDREAVGSVVITDGDSLVGIVTDRDLVVRVLADDADPSDRTAEDVMTDDLCTIDRNAGFYEAMNVMADNGVRRLPVCEGDELVGIITADDLTELIADEEQQLADVIRAQRPEY; this is encoded by the coding sequence ATGCCAATCGATGACTTATCCCGAACCGACGTCGTAACGGCCGAACCGAACGCCCCAGTCACCGATCTCGCCGCCACGATGGATCGAGAGGCCGTCGGCAGCGTCGTGATCACCGACGGCGATTCGCTGGTCGGCATCGTGACCGATCGCGATCTGGTCGTCCGCGTCCTCGCCGACGACGCCGATCCGTCCGATCGAACGGCAGAAGACGTGATGACCGACGACCTCTGTACGATCGATCGCAACGCCGGATTCTACGAGGCAATGAACGTGATGGCCGACAACGGAGTCCGTCGGCTGCCGGTCTGCGAGGGCGACGAACTCGTCGGGATCATCACCGCAGACGACTTGACGGAACTCATCGCAGACGAGGAACAGCAACTCGCGGACGTCATCCGAGCGCAGCGGCCGGAGTACTGA
- a CDS encoding DUF302 domain-containing protein, with translation MSYTFHTQVDGEFDDVVSRTIGALEDEGFGVLCDIDVRETLRNKLDTDFRQYRILGACNPQLAHRGLEDDLDLGTLLPCNVVVYDGDDGVVVSAVDPQRLIGLADDDDLDPIGDDARERFDRVLESL, from the coding sequence ATGTCCTACACGTTCCACACGCAGGTCGACGGCGAGTTCGACGACGTCGTCTCGCGAACGATCGGTGCACTCGAGGACGAGGGGTTCGGGGTCCTCTGTGATATCGACGTCCGGGAAACGCTCCGGAACAAACTCGACACGGACTTCCGGCAGTACAGAATTCTGGGCGCGTGCAATCCGCAGCTGGCACACCGAGGCCTCGAAGACGACCTCGATCTCGGGACGCTGCTTCCGTGTAACGTCGTCGTCTACGACGGCGACGACGGCGTCGTCGTCAGCGCGGTCGATCCCCAGCGCCTGATCGGCCTCGCCGACGACGACGACCTCGATCCGATCGGAGACGACGCCCGCGAGCGCTTCGACAGGGTCCTCGAGTCGCTGTAA
- a CDS encoding NAD(P)/FAD-dependent oxidoreductase → MNEATVRDVVIVGSGVAGLSAAVYAARADLEPLVLEGPEPGGQLTLTTDVENYLGFPDGIGGMELIQNGKEQATRFGAEFAHGTVEHAALESRPYELELSNGDTLRTRALIVASGASARWVGADGEDELMGYGLSTCATCDGAFHRGDDVLVIGGGDSAMEEALFLAKFAESVTIVHRRDELRASEIMADRARDHEDIAFRWNTELEALHGSQEEGVTGATLVSHPDGHPSEKAATGVDVDRETVDIGGVFYGIGHTPNTGFLEGTAVERDESGYLHTRSDDAGRATTETAIDGVFAAGDVADPNYRQAITAAGTGSMAALDAEAYLETLDRTDETVLEVSP, encoded by the coding sequence ATGAACGAGGCGACCGTCCGCGATGTCGTGATCGTGGGCTCCGGCGTCGCCGGCCTCTCGGCGGCCGTCTACGCTGCGCGGGCGGACCTCGAGCCGCTGGTGCTCGAGGGTCCCGAACCGGGCGGGCAGCTGACGCTGACGACCGACGTCGAGAACTACCTCGGCTTCCCCGACGGAATCGGCGGAATGGAGCTGATCCAAAACGGCAAGGAGCAAGCGACGCGCTTCGGCGCCGAATTCGCGCACGGAACCGTCGAGCACGCGGCGCTCGAGAGCCGACCGTACGAACTCGAACTCTCGAACGGCGACACCCTGCGAACGCGTGCGTTGATCGTCGCGAGCGGCGCGAGCGCTCGCTGGGTCGGTGCAGACGGCGAGGACGAACTCATGGGCTACGGCCTCTCGACGTGTGCGACCTGCGACGGCGCGTTCCACCGCGGCGACGACGTCCTCGTCATCGGCGGCGGCGACAGCGCGATGGAAGAGGCGCTCTTCCTCGCGAAGTTCGCCGAGAGCGTGACCATCGTTCACCGACGCGACGAACTCCGCGCCTCCGAGATCATGGCCGACCGGGCCCGCGACCACGAAGACATCGCGTTCCGCTGGAACACGGAACTCGAAGCGCTTCACGGCTCGCAGGAGGAGGGCGTCACCGGTGCGACGCTCGTCTCCCACCCCGACGGCCATCCCAGCGAGAAGGCCGCGACCGGCGTCGACGTCGACCGAGAAACCGTCGACATCGGCGGTGTGTTCTACGGGATCGGCCACACGCCGAACACCGGGTTCCTCGAGGGAACCGCCGTCGAACGCGACGAGAGCGGCTATCTCCACACTCGATCGGACGACGCCGGCCGAGCGACGACCGAGACGGCGATCGACGGCGTCTTTGCCGCCGGTGACGTCGCCGATCCGAACTATCGACAAGCGATTACCGCTGCCGGCACCGGCAGTATGGCGGCACTCGACGCCGAAGCGTACCTCGAGACGCTCGACCGGACGGACGAGACCGTCCTCGAAGTTTCGCCGTAA
- a CDS encoding CBS domain-containing protein encodes MDIADIISEAYTEFAPETPVSKLVGTFTDSGVKGVVVRGEEFEGVVTRRQLATSHRQPNEKLGSLVWHVPRLAPDENVRTVARLMTDSDAQLLPVFEGRELAGVVTADAVLRKVKPFLEAATVAEAASTDLVSLAPESVLGEALNAFREHHITHLPVVEDGAAIGILSLYDVTHLTVRAEVQSQGGDASGTDPFGGEIADSTARSRRGGFGAREGERERMLDLPVRNVMTSPVRTIRPDETLETAVDELFEIDGSSLIVTEDGSPYGILTKTDVLDSLTWEAGGNRSVQVYGVDLIDDATDEEIVAMVEKFDDRDHGMNVLDAKVHLHEHDETRRGRPLLLARARLHTDRGLYIASGEGYGASHALNEARVVLERQIRDEKSRQRERGRRSATRSPTPARRKMRSRSWAVSTPAAALG; translated from the coding sequence ATGGATATCGCTGACATCATTTCGGAAGCGTACACCGAATTCGCTCCCGAAACGCCCGTGTCGAAACTCGTCGGCACGTTCACGGATTCCGGCGTCAAGGGCGTCGTTGTACGCGGCGAGGAGTTCGAGGGCGTCGTCACGCGGCGACAGTTGGCCACGTCGCATCGGCAGCCGAACGAAAAACTCGGTTCGCTGGTCTGGCACGTCCCCAGACTCGCGCCGGACGAAAACGTTCGCACGGTGGCACGGCTCATGACCGACAGCGACGCGCAACTACTCCCCGTGTTCGAGGGGCGGGAACTGGCCGGTGTCGTCACTGCGGACGCAGTCCTTCGGAAAGTCAAACCGTTCCTCGAGGCCGCAACCGTCGCCGAGGCCGCGTCCACGGACCTCGTCTCGCTCGCTCCGGAGTCGGTGCTCGGGGAAGCACTCAACGCCTTCCGAGAGCATCACATTACGCACCTCCCGGTCGTCGAGGACGGCGCGGCGATCGGTATCCTCAGCCTCTACGACGTCACCCACCTCACGGTGCGGGCCGAGGTACAGAGCCAGGGCGGGGATGCCAGCGGGACGGACCCCTTCGGCGGAGAGATAGCCGACAGCACCGCCCGCTCGCGTCGCGGCGGGTTCGGTGCCCGAGAGGGCGAACGCGAACGGATGCTCGATCTGCCGGTCAGGAACGTCATGACCTCGCCGGTGCGAACGATACGACCAGACGAGACACTCGAGACGGCCGTCGACGAGCTGTTCGAGATCGACGGCTCGTCGCTGATCGTCACGGAAGACGGGTCCCCGTACGGCATTCTCACGAAGACCGACGTTCTCGACTCGCTCACGTGGGAGGCCGGCGGCAACCGGAGCGTCCAGGTGTACGGCGTCGACCTGATAGACGACGCGACCGACGAGGAGATCGTGGCGATGGTCGAGAAGTTCGACGACAGGGACCACGGGATGAACGTGCTGGACGCGAAGGTCCACCTCCACGAACACGACGAGACGCGTCGCGGGAGGCCCCTCCTGCTCGCGCGAGCCCGCCTGCACACCGATCGGGGGCTCTACATCGCCTCCGGGGAGGGATACGGTGCGAGTCACGCACTCAACGAGGCGCGAGTGGTTCTCGAGCGACAGATCCGCGACGAGAAGAGCCGTCAGCGCGAAAGAGGGCGTCGGTCCGCGACCCGCTCGCCGACGCCTGCACGGCGGAAAATGAGGTCGCGATCGTGGGCGGTCAGTACTCCGGCCGCTGCGCTCGGATGA
- a CDS encoding YgaP family membrane protein codes for MDKNVGGIDRTGRIVIGTVLVIAGLAALTGYWAIGAVAGGVAIAVAAVLLVTGTTQKCPINEAVGVDTTAEDAE; via the coding sequence ATGGACAAGAACGTCGGCGGGATCGACCGAACCGGACGTATCGTCATCGGAACGGTGCTCGTGATCGCAGGCCTCGCAGCGCTCACCGGTTACTGGGCTATCGGTGCCGTAGCCGGCGGAGTGGCGATCGCCGTCGCCGCCGTTCTCCTCGTGACCGGAACGACCCAGAAGTGCCCGATCAACGAAGCCGTGGGCGTCGACACGACCGCGGAGGACGCCGAGTGA
- the trxA gene encoding thioredoxin — MATDTRGASGESIDEPLHIEGEDHLEDVTTEYDVVLVDFYADWCGPCQMLEPVLEGLAGETEAVIAKVDVDENQPLAGAYGVRGVPTLVLFANGEQVEQHTGVLPADRLRDLIEGYTE, encoded by the coding sequence ATGGCAACCGATACACGCGGCGCTTCCGGAGAGTCGATCGACGAACCGCTCCACATCGAGGGCGAAGACCACCTCGAGGACGTCACGACGGAGTACGACGTCGTCCTCGTGGACTTCTACGCCGACTGGTGTGGCCCGTGTCAGATGCTCGAGCCGGTCCTCGAGGGACTGGCCGGCGAGACCGAAGCCGTGATCGCGAAGGTCGACGTCGACGAAAACCAGCCGCTCGCCGGAGCCTACGGCGTCCGCGGTGTCCCGACGCTCGTCCTCTTCGCGAACGGCGAGCAGGTCGAACAGCACACCGGCGTGCTGCCGGCCGACCGGCTCCGCGACCTGATCGAGGGATACACGGAATGA
- a CDS encoding universal stress protein, with translation MTFLVPFDGSYLAEAALLRAAEYGEALDEDVVALTVVPDDDAYAIDVGWYEDGEDEPFSVPYVAGKLHEGVTDIAPQAAFRYERIDRQTPAAIATQIRSIAEDVRPSVVFLGTDNVGEIAHPVTSVAGGIAENPTYDVHVVRYYAPPSIPEMQLEEGSYADE, from the coding sequence ATGACGTTTCTCGTTCCCTTCGACGGGTCGTATCTGGCCGAAGCAGCGCTGCTACGGGCGGCCGAGTACGGCGAGGCGCTGGACGAAGACGTGGTCGCCCTGACCGTCGTTCCGGACGACGACGCGTACGCGATCGACGTCGGGTGGTACGAAGATGGGGAGGACGAACCGTTTAGCGTCCCGTACGTCGCCGGAAAGCTCCACGAGGGTGTCACCGATATCGCCCCGCAAGCCGCGTTCCGATACGAGCGAATTGATCGGCAAACGCCCGCGGCGATCGCGACGCAAATCAGGTCGATCGCCGAGGACGTCCGCCCGTCGGTCGTCTTCCTCGGAACCGACAACGTCGGCGAGATCGCCCATCCGGTGACCAGCGTCGCCGGCGGCATCGCCGAAAACCCGACGTACGACGTCCACGTCGTCCGGTACTACGCGCCACCGTCGATTCCCGAGATGCAGCTCGAGGAGGGATCGTACGCGGACGAGTGA
- a CDS encoding universal stress protein, with translation MADRILVGYDGSPQATDALEFAFEKFPDATVIALHVIEVPDGRWAQIVGPELQLPVTERAREYAADVLESATDIAAERGRSLETKIVTGEPDHRIVAQAADESVDLIVVGSHGQEVSRMLLGSVAENVVRRSPVPVLVVR, from the coding sequence ATGGCCGACCGAATTCTCGTCGGGTACGATGGGTCACCGCAGGCAACGGACGCCCTCGAGTTCGCTTTCGAAAAATTCCCGGACGCGACCGTCATCGCGCTGCACGTCATCGAGGTACCGGACGGCCGCTGGGCACAGATCGTGGGCCCCGAACTGCAACTCCCCGTCACCGAGCGAGCGCGGGAATACGCGGCGGACGTCCTCGAGTCCGCGACGGATATCGCGGCCGAGCGCGGCCGCAGTCTCGAAACGAAGATCGTCACGGGCGAACCGGATCACCGCATCGTCGCGCAGGCGGCGGACGAATCCGTCGATCTGATCGTCGTCGGTAGCCACGGACAGGAGGTATCGCGCATGCTACTCGGCAGCGTCGCGGAAAACGTCGTTCGTCGGTCGCCGGTGCCCGTCCTCGTGGTCCGGTAG
- a CDS encoding universal stress protein codes for MYDRILIAVDGSEEAERAARRGLEFARAFDATVDVLCVVERKSLRLAATADEKSRLRDRGETVLEEIEAIASAIGQPVTTELTDGKPASRIAAYAAERDAGLIVVGRQGLTGLEKRLLGGVTERLLHRSDVPVFVVPKGASDAAIDYSDLLVPTDGSEIATAAARHGGAIAKRYGSTVHVLNVVDLQAAGGAFNAGGLDRTFTERLEENGTEVVEDVASEIDDTAPHVTTAVLQTKSFDGVAAGIREYVDDADIDLVVMGARGRSNLGRRVLGSVTAALLRTIDTPMLVATRPS; via the coding sequence GTGTACGACCGAATCTTGATCGCCGTTGACGGAAGCGAGGAGGCCGAGCGAGCAGCGCGACGTGGACTCGAGTTCGCTCGCGCGTTCGATGCCACCGTCGACGTCTTGTGCGTCGTCGAGCGGAAATCGCTCCGACTCGCGGCGACGGCCGACGAGAAATCGCGACTCCGGGACCGAGGTGAAACCGTTCTCGAGGAAATCGAAGCGATTGCGTCCGCTATCGGCCAGCCCGTGACGACGGAACTGACCGACGGAAAACCCGCGTCCCGGATCGCAGCGTACGCGGCCGAACGGGATGCAGGATTGATCGTCGTCGGAAGACAGGGACTGACGGGACTCGAGAAGCGACTCCTCGGCGGCGTCACGGAGCGGCTCCTCCACCGAAGCGATGTTCCCGTCTTCGTCGTCCCGAAGGGTGCCTCGGACGCGGCGATCGACTACTCCGATCTGCTCGTGCCGACCGACGGAAGCGAAATCGCCACCGCCGCCGCCCGACACGGTGGTGCGATCGCAAAACGGTACGGATCGACGGTCCACGTGCTGAACGTGGTCGATCTACAGGCTGCAGGAGGGGCGTTCAACGCGGGCGGCCTCGACAGGACGTTCACCGAGCGACTCGAGGAAAACGGGACGGAGGTCGTCGAGGACGTCGCGTCGGAGATCGACGACACGGCTCCCCACGTCACAACTGCAGTCCTGCAGACGAAGTCGTTCGACGGCGTCGCTGCTGGCATCCGCGAGTACGTCGATGACGCCGATATCGACCTCGTCGTCATGGGGGCGCGCGGTCGGTCGAATCTCGGCCGCCGGGTCCTCGGCAGCGTTACCGCGGCGCTCCTCCGGACGATCGATACCCCGATGCTGGTCGCGACGCGCCCGTCGTAA
- a CDS encoding DUF7344 domain-containing protein, with product MSYAMIRCPIIDRDGVERCACNADDILGLLANARRRAVVSVLETTDDDWIGFDRLVAALSAETADVSAETWRIELHHVHLPMLEELGVIEYDGHAGTIRYYRCELLVDVLTAVEATRDRR from the coding sequence GTGTCATACGCCATGATCAGGTGTCCGATCATCGATCGAGACGGCGTCGAGCGATGTGCGTGTAACGCGGACGACATTCTTGGACTCCTCGCAAATGCGCGTCGCCGCGCCGTGGTTTCCGTCCTCGAAACGACGGACGACGACTGGATCGGTTTCGATCGACTGGTCGCTGCGTTGTCCGCCGAGACCGCCGACGTGAGCGCCGAGACGTGGCGGATCGAACTCCACCACGTTCACTTACCGATGCTCGAGGAGCTGGGTGTGATCGAGTACGACGGACACGCCGGAACGATCCGCTACTATCGCTGTGAGCTGCTCGTGGACGTTCTCACCGCTGTCGAAGCGACTCGCGACCGGCGGTGA
- a CDS encoding class I SAM-dependent methyltransferase produces MDTSVPPDRHPTFADWRSPDSITRVDRSKRDAIAWYDRISPWYDALVGRFDRRPRNRGIALLNAEPGERALEVGFGTGRALVSFADGVGSDGHVVGLDSSSGMSAVARERVAAADVTDRVSIVQGDAERLPFDGDAFDAVFASFTLELFDTPSLPRVLGEWRRVLRDDGRLGVVALSTRDGGLVTRAYERLHEAFPRYADCRPIFVRELLEENEFDAVEAETRPLWGLTVEIVVATPR; encoded by the coding sequence ATGGACACGAGTGTGCCGCCCGACCGACACCCGACGTTCGCGGACTGGCGCTCGCCGGATTCGATCACTCGAGTCGACCGGTCCAAACGCGACGCGATCGCGTGGTACGACCGGATTAGCCCGTGGTACGACGCGCTCGTCGGCCGATTCGATCGCCGACCCCGGAACCGCGGCATCGCCCTCCTGAACGCGGAGCCCGGCGAACGGGCACTCGAGGTCGGATTCGGAACGGGACGGGCGCTCGTCTCGTTCGCCGACGGCGTCGGGTCGGACGGCCACGTCGTCGGACTCGACAGCTCCAGCGGGATGTCCGCTGTCGCTCGAGAGCGAGTTGCGGCGGCGGACGTTACGGATCGGGTCTCCATCGTCCAGGGTGACGCCGAACGACTCCCATTCGACGGTGACGCGTTCGACGCGGTGTTCGCGAGTTTCACGCTCGAACTGTTCGACACGCCGTCGCTGCCGAGGGTCCTCGGGGAGTGGCGACGTGTGCTTCGCGACGACGGCCGACTCGGCGTCGTGGCACTGTCCACGCGCGACGGCGGGCTGGTAACTCGCGCGTACGAACGACTCCACGAAGCGTTCCCGCGCTACGCCGACTGCCGACCGATCTTCGTTCGGGAACTGCTCGAGGAGAACGAATTCGACGCGGTCGAGGCGGAGACGCGCCCGCTGTGGGGACTAACCGTCGAAATCGTAGTCGCGACGCCGCGCTGA
- a CDS encoding pyridoxamine 5'-phosphate oxidase family protein → MSVDELRAYGLVEMDDGELRQFLSSQRTGVLGLPGDDAPYLLPLSFGYDGDERLYFTYLLGSSSRKKTLSERADVAKFLVFKVDTMYNWQSALLTGTISEVPESDWDALEETLSGAWRPSLFDSATLSGDVAVFEFRIEEQTGIKHQGLPPALEADEG, encoded by the coding sequence ATGTCAGTTGATGAATTGCGGGCGTACGGGCTGGTCGAAATGGACGACGGCGAACTCCGGCAGTTCCTGTCGAGCCAGCGGACGGGCGTGCTCGGACTTCCCGGCGACGACGCCCCGTACCTCCTCCCGCTGTCGTTCGGGTACGACGGCGACGAGCGGCTCTACTTCACGTATCTCCTCGGCTCCAGCAGTCGCAAGAAAACGCTGAGCGAACGGGCGGACGTCGCCAAGTTCCTGGTCTTCAAGGTCGACACCATGTACAACTGGCAGAGTGCGCTTCTGACGGGGACGATTAGCGAGGTCCCCGAATCCGACTGGGACGCGCTCGAGGAGACTCTGAGTGGCGCGTGGCGTCCGAGTCTCTTCGATTCGGCAACCCTGTCCGGCGATGTTGCCGTCTTCGAATTCCGTATCGAGGAGCAGACGGGGATCAAACATCAGGGCCTGCCGCCCGCTCTCGAGGCGGACGAGGGGTAG
- a CDS encoding helix-turn-helix domain-containing protein: MPDSMSEQLQQDMQCEGLLECFHGLKQLDKECFQALVSAEEPMTVDEVADTVDRERSTAYRSVQRLLQTGFIQKDQVNYDQGGYYHVYYPTDPSQIASDMQRMLNDWYAKMGQLIQEFETKYEKAEPTAPVEG; this comes from the coding sequence ATGCCAGATTCGATGTCCGAACAACTCCAGCAAGATATGCAATGTGAAGGGCTCCTCGAGTGTTTCCACGGCCTCAAACAGCTCGACAAGGAGTGTTTCCAGGCGCTCGTCAGCGCCGAGGAACCGATGACCGTCGACGAAGTCGCCGACACCGTCGACCGGGAGCGTTCGACCGCATACCGGTCCGTCCAGCGGCTCCTGCAGACCGGCTTCATCCAGAAAGACCAGGTCAACTACGACCAGGGCGGCTACTATCACGTGTATTACCCGACCGACCCGTCCCAGATCGCGAGCGACATGCAGCGGATGCTCAACGACTGGTACGCGAAGATGGGCCAGCTCATCCAGGAGTTCGAAACTAAATACGAGAAGGCGGAGCCGACGGCGCCAGTCGAGGGATAA